ACTCTGCGAACATGCCCCCCTGCTGAAAAAATATCCGAAAACATCGGGGGAACCGGAACTTCGGGCTGCGATGCGCGTTTTCTTCAAGCACCGTTTCCATATCGAGCTGGACGACTCCCAAATTATCCCCACTTTCGGAACCCGGGAGTTTCTTTTCAATTTTCCCCAGTTCCTGCTCGCCGATGTCGACCATCCGATGATGGCCTACACCAACCCTTTCTACCAGATCTACGAAGGGGCCGCCATCGCCAGCGGCGCGAAAGTGCTTCATCTGCATCTGACGAAGGAAAACGGTTTCCTGCCCCCTATCCGTGAACCGGAACTCGCCGGCTGCGACCTGGTGATTCTCAACTTTCCCAACAACCCCACCGCTTCGGTTATGGATGTCGACACGATGGCGGAGTGGGTCCGCCTTGCGCTGAAGCACGATTTTGTCCTGCTCAACGACGAGTGCTACAGCGAAATCTATACCCATACGCCGCCGCCCTCTTTGCTCGAAGCTTCCATCCGGGCCGACAATCCTACGTTCAAAAACGTCCTTGTCATCAACTCGGTTTCAAAGCGCTCCAGCGCCCCGGGCCTGCGAAGCGGTTTCGTCGCGGGCGACGACGGGATACTTCGTGAATACATGCGGTACCGTACCTACGTGGGATGCGCCTCCCCCCTTCCCCTGCAGATGGCGGCCGCCGCCGCATGGCGCGACAACGAACACGTCATCGCTTTTCGGGAAAAGTACAAAGAGAACTTCGAAATCGCCCAAGAGATTCTGGGAATAAAAATCCCCGAAGCGACTTTCTATATCTGGCTGGAAGTGGGGGACGAACTCGCGTTCACCAAAAAACTCTACGCCGACTTCAACGTCAAGGTGCTGCCCGGAAGTTTCCTCGGACGCGAAGGGATCGGTCAGGGATTCGTGCGCATCGCACTGGTCGAAAACGCCGAAAGAACCCTCGAGGCGGTCCGTCGCATCAAACGATGCATTGACGAGATGCTATAATGTAGTCCATGAATGAAATTATTCGTAAAAATCCCCGCCTCAAAGTGATGCTCAGGCAGGTCAAGCCGCTGATCATGAACTACATCGACATGGCGCTGTACGACTTCGAACGCTACAGCCTGCCCTCGAGCGCCCTCCTGATTCAAGCCCCCCTCAAAATGCTTCTGACGCTTGAGCGAAATACCCGAAAAACCGACATGGTCATGGCTTTGGATCAGAATCTCTTTTTCGTCATCTATCCGAACACTCCTGTCGAAAAGGGGAAAATCGCCTTCTCCAACATCCTGAAACTCTTCACCAAAGAGGTGCACGAAGGCAATGTCAAGGCGGCCATCATGGAGATAGGCGAAGACAGAATCTCTCCCGAAGAGATCATCGAACGTCTTGTCATCGCACTCCACAACCGCCAGGAAACGGCCAAAACGCCTCTCATCGACGCTTCCAAAATCAGGTTCTAGCAGACCTCGCACCGACGCACTTTTTCCAAAAACGCCTTCTCGTCCAGCGGCGCGCTGTAGTAGTAACCCTGGCAGAATATCGTTGCGTCGATCGCTTTGAGACGGTTTTTCTGCTGGACGCTTTCGACCCCTTCCGCCACGACACTGTATTTGAACTGCCGGGCGATATCGACCATCGCCCTCACAAGTGCCACATCGTCCTCGTCGGTCAGTATGTCGCGGATGAATGACTGGTCGATCTTGATCGACTCGAATTCGAACCGCTTCAAATAGGAGAGCGAGGAGTAGCCTGTCCCGAAGTCGTCGATAAGAAATCCGATACCCACGTTGTTGAATTTTTCGATGAGTTCTCTCGTCCTTTCGCTCTCCTCCATCAGTATGCTTTCTGTAATTTCGAATTTTATCAGGCGCGGATCGATAGCGTATTTGCTTATGATTGCCATCACCTCGTCGTAAAATCCCTGATGCCTGAACTGCTTTGAGCTGATATTGATGCTGATATAGTAGAGAGGAAACTCTCCCTCCCGCTGCCACGACCGCAGATTCGAGCAAACCGTCTCGATGACCCAGTGACCGATCTGGTGGATGAGCTTCGACTCCTCCGCCACCGGGATGAACTCGGAGGGCATGACGACCGTACCGTCGGGCTGTTTCCAGCGAAGGAGCGCCTCCGCGCCGTAGATTCGCTCCTTGTCGATATCGATGATCGGCTGATACTGGATAAAGAGCTCCTTCCGGTCGATCGCGTGCCGCAGGTCGTGTTCCAGCTTGATCGTGCGGCGCAGCTCCCTGTCCATCTCCTCTTCGTAGAAACTGGTGACGCCCTGCCCCCTTTTTTTGGCATGATACATCGCGATGTCGGCGATCCTGAGAATCTCGTCGAGCGGTTCGTCCATCCCATAGATCATGACAGCCCCGATGCTGGTCGTGATGTAGAGCTGGTGCTGGTCAATCAGGTAGGGCTTCGCCAGCTCTTTGTGAATCTTTTTGGTCACCTGCCATGTATGCTCGACACTCTCTTTGAGCTCTTTTGAGATCATCGGCAGAAAAATGATGAACTCGTCTCCACCGAGCCTACAGACGGTATCGCTCTGGCGCATGATCTTTTGAAGACGGTCCGCTGTCTCTTTGAGCAGTTCATCGCCGACATTGTGGCCGTAGGTGTCATTGATATGCTTGAAACGGTCGAGATCGAGGAAAAGAAGCGCCGAAAAATACTTCCCTCGGGCAGCCTGGGCAATCTGGAGCCGGTATCTGTCTTCGAGCAGTTTTCGGTTGGGCAGATGGGTCAAAGTGTCGTGATAGGCCAGAAATTCCGCCCTCTCCATCGCTTCGTGTTCCGCCGTTTTGTCCTGTACGACCGCCAATCCTCCGATCAACCGGCCATACTGGTCGAGCAGGGGCGAATAGACAGCGGAGACCCAGAGCTCTCTTCCCGAAAGGGCCGCCATAAAAGGGCCTTCATAATGCATCACCCTCTTCTCTTCGATCACCTTCCGGATGTTCCTGATGGGACGCTGATCCTTCAATTGCAACAGGTTGAGTTTCAGCAGCGTCTCTTTCGGAACGCCGATATGCTCGGTCAGCGCCTTGTTGCAGTCGATTATGTTGAATTTCGTGTCGAAATAGAGTATGCCAACGGGTGCCTGGTCGGCGATAAGATCGAGCCTTCGGCGCAGCTCTCCCAGTTCGCCGTGCTGTCGGATCCCCTTTTCGAGAATTTTGTTGAGCTGACGTGTGCTCACGAGAAAAACGGTCATGAAAACGAATGTCATCAAAAATAAAATGGTATGCAGTTCGTCCCAGCAGATGATCAGTCGCAAAGCGAACGCCGAGAGAACGAGGATGATGTAGGTGTCGGCAATCTTTCTGTCGATGGCCAGCGTGATCGCCCCGCCACCCGCCATGCCGGCCACGATGATCCCCAGCAGCAGTTCGTACTGCAAATGGCCCTCCGGATAGAAAACAAAAGCGGCTACCGCCCACAGAAACGCCATGGTCACCGCCTCCACCCTGAAGCGCTGATACCGTGCCTCGAGGGAACGGTCGCCGTACCGGCACCCTTTCAGGGCGTAATAGACCCGCTCCAGCGAAAGAACGAGGACCAGCACATACCAGGTGCCCAGAAAAAGATGGTCCGCATAGGGCCACAGAAAAAGCAGAAGGCTGCTCGCCACGATAATCGTCGCCCCCATCGTGATGGGAACTTTGGTGCAGAGCGTCACAAGTACTTGTTCGCGCAAAAACTGATGCAGTGTTTCGGATTCGGAAAACAGCGCTTCGATGCGTTTTAGAAAAGTTTTGAAAATTTTCGGCATCTCTTTTCCATCGTTTTGTCAAATCCCGATTCAGACGGCTCGGAGTCTGCCGGGTTGTTCCCTTGCTGTTCCAAGGCATTTAAGTTTACGACGATTATTCTTTTATGTCGCTAAGTCTGTTATCCAAAAATTTATGCTATTGTGACACATGGCAACCCTAACAAAATTGTCAAAAGAAAAAGAGTACGATTTTACAAAAGCGATCGAAATCGCTCCCGCTGTCTGGTGGGTCGGGCATGTTCTCGAAAACGATATTTTCCAGTGCCATGTCTACCTGATCGAAAACGAAGAAGAGAGTATTCTAATCGATCCGGGGTCGAAACTGACATGGCCACACACCCGACGCAAGATTCAAGAGATCATGCCGCTGGAAAACATAAAATACATCATCTGCCACCACCAGGACCCCGACATCACCTCCGGCATCGCAGATCTGCTGGCCGAGATCGGAACGCAAAACCGCTATCTTGTCACCCATTGGCGGGCGGCCGAACTTCTCGATCATTACGACTGGGGGATCGAGTACTACGAAGTGCAGGCGAAAAACTGGCGGCTCAGCACGAAAGATCGCCTATTGGAATTCGTGTTTACGCCCTATATGCATTTTCCGGGAGCCTTCTGCACCTACGACACAAAAAGCGGCATTCTCTTCTCCAGTGACATTTTCGGCGCCCTGACGGAAAGCTTTTCGCTGTTTGCCAAAGACGCCGACTCCTATTTCAGGCAGATGGAACCTTTCCATACCCACTATATGCCGGCTTCTGAAATCGTCAACCACGGCCTCGACAATATCCTCAAATGCGAACCGATCAACATGATCGCTCCCCAGCACGGCTCGATCATTACCAAAGAACAGATCGGACCCATCATCCAAAAACTGCGAACACTGCGATGCGGCCTCTATCTGGAATTCGGCGGGACCAGAAAGATCGGACTGATGACGAAAGTCAACGCCGTTTTGCCGAAGGTTTTCGAAACGGCGGCTTTCTTCGAAAGTTTCCACTCCGATACCCAGCGCATTCTCGCCTCGATGCGACAAGTATTTCCGATCGAGAGAATCTTCTCTCTCGTTCTGATCGACGACAGCTATTTCGTCAAACTCGATTCAAACAGTCGCAAGATGCAGCCCTGCAAGCAGAAAAAAAGTGACATCCTCGAAAAATTCCACCCGACTTTCCATGCACGGACTCGCGCCTTCATCGACAGTGAAACCATCCAGTGTCTTCCGCTCGAGGCACCGAAAACTCTCTACACTTTTCCGCTTCACGATATGCAAAATCGCATCTTCGGTATCGGGATGTTCGTACTCGATCGCTCATTTGAACGCTCCGATGAAATGATGGAAATGCTTCAAAAATTTGAAATCGCCGTCGACATCATCGCCAAACACGAAGCCGAGGCTCATCTGATCGAAAAAGAGAAAACCCTCGCCTACGCCATGGCAATTACCGACAAACTCACCGGTCTATACAATCGGTACTACCTCGAAGAGGCCGCGGCGAAGGAGCTCGCCAAAGGCCAGCGACACGGCCATTCCCTCTC
This genomic interval from Hydrogenimonas urashimensis contains the following:
- a CDS encoding succinyldiaminopimelate transaminase, which translates into the protein MRFETYPFEKLNVLLEEITPNGTYEPIVLTIGEPQFNTPAFVTEALCEHAPLLKKYPKTSGEPELRAAMRVFFKHRFHIELDDSQIIPTFGTREFLFNFPQFLLADVDHPMMAYTNPFYQIYEGAAIASGAKVLHLHLTKENGFLPPIREPELAGCDLVILNFPNNPTASVMDVDTMAEWVRLALKHDFVLLNDECYSEIYTHTPPPSLLEASIRADNPTFKNVLVINSVSKRSSAPGLRSGFVAGDDGILREYMRYRTYVGCASPLPLQMAAAAAWRDNEHVIAFREKYKENFEIAQEILGIKIPEATFYIWLEVGDELAFTKKLYADFNVKVLPGSFLGREGIGQGFVRIALVENAERTLEAVRRIKRCIDEML
- a CDS encoding putative bifunctional diguanylate cyclase/phosphodiesterase, with the protein product MPKIFKTFLKRIEALFSESETLHQFLREQVLVTLCTKVPITMGATIIVASSLLLFLWPYADHLFLGTWYVLVLVLSLERVYYALKGCRYGDRSLEARYQRFRVEAVTMAFLWAVAAFVFYPEGHLQYELLLGIIVAGMAGGGAITLAIDRKIADTYIILVLSAFALRLIICWDELHTILFLMTFVFMTVFLVSTRQLNKILEKGIRQHGELGELRRRLDLIADQAPVGILYFDTKFNIIDCNKALTEHIGVPKETLLKLNLLQLKDQRPIRNIRKVIEEKRVMHYEGPFMAALSGRELWVSAVYSPLLDQYGRLIGGLAVVQDKTAEHEAMERAEFLAYHDTLTHLPNRKLLEDRYRLQIAQAARGKYFSALLFLDLDRFKHINDTYGHNVGDELLKETADRLQKIMRQSDTVCRLGGDEFIIFLPMISKELKESVEHTWQVTKKIHKELAKPYLIDQHQLYITTSIGAVMIYGMDEPLDEILRIADIAMYHAKKRGQGVTSFYEEEMDRELRRTIKLEHDLRHAIDRKELFIQYQPIIDIDKERIYGAEALLRWKQPDGTVVMPSEFIPVAEESKLIHQIGHWVIETVCSNLRSWQREGEFPLYYISINISSKQFRHQGFYDEVMAIISKYAIDPRLIKFEITESILMEESERTRELIEKFNNVGIGFLIDDFGTGYSSLSYLKRFEFESIKIDQSFIRDILTDEDDVALVRAMVDIARQFKYSVVAEGVESVQQKNRLKAIDATIFCQGYYYSAPLDEKAFLEKVRRCEVC
- a CDS encoding diguanylate cyclase: MATLTKLSKEKEYDFTKAIEIAPAVWWVGHVLENDIFQCHVYLIENEEESILIDPGSKLTWPHTRRKIQEIMPLENIKYIICHHQDPDITSGIADLLAEIGTQNRYLVTHWRAAELLDHYDWGIEYYEVQAKNWRLSTKDRLLEFVFTPYMHFPGAFCTYDTKSGILFSSDIFGALTESFSLFAKDADSYFRQMEPFHTHYMPASEIVNHGLDNILKCEPINMIAPQHGSIITKEQIGPIIQKLRTLRCGLYLEFGGTRKIGLMTKVNAVLPKVFETAAFFESFHSDTQRILASMRQVFPIERIFSLVLIDDSYFVKLDSNSRKMQPCKQKKSDILEKFHPTFHARTRAFIDSETIQCLPLEAPKTLYTFPLHDMQNRIFGIGMFVLDRSFERSDEMMEMLQKFEIAVDIIAKHEAEAHLIEKEKTLAYAMAITDKLTGLYNRYYLEEAAAKELAKGQRHGHSLSFCYLDIDFFKRINDTYGHDVGDEILQRFAHIVIANLRESDMAFRLGGEEFLVILPYTIKEDAVKMAERLRYSVKENGCLEKDGKRICFSFSGGITDTEESGYELERLLKRADEKLYEAKKSGRDRIVF